Proteins from a genomic interval of Quercus lobata isolate SW786 chromosome 11, ValleyOak3.0 Primary Assembly, whole genome shotgun sequence:
- the LOC115968072 gene encoding cullin-4-like gives MSLPTKRSATSTTSNNNNSSSSSNPNPNPTSPPPFSAMKKAKSQAAALDPKNGLHHQDFNNSNNNNSDVVFDPSSMSVDDDFKPHDSSAPSPSPAPPRAVAANLSRKKAQPPQPPKKLVIKLLKAKPTLPANFEEDTWAKLKSAISAIFLKQPDPIDSEILYQAVNDLCLHKLGGNLYQRIEKECEAHISEALQSLFGQSPDLVVFLSLVERCWQDLCDQMLLIRGIALYLDRTYVKQTPNVRSLWDMGLQLFRKHLSLSPEVEHKTVTGLLRMIQSERLGEAVDRTLLNHLLKMFTALGIYAESFEKPFLECTSEFYAAEGMKFMQQSDVPDYLKHVETRLHEEHERCVLYLDACTRKPLIATAEKQLLERHISAILDKGFMMLMDGHRIEDLQRMYSLFSRVNALESLRQALSSYIRRTGQGIVMDEEKDKDMVSSLLEFKASLDTIWEESYSKNDAFCNTIKDAFEHLINLRQNRPAELIAKFLDEKLRAGNKGTSEEELEGTLDKVLVLFRFIQGKDVFEAFYKKDLAKRLLLGKSASIDAEKSMISKLKTECGSQFTNKLEGMFKDIELSKEINESFKQSSQARTKLPSGIELSVHVLTTGYWPTYPPMDVRLPHELNVYQDIFKEFYLSKYSGRRLMWQNSLGHCVLKAEFPKGKKELAVSLFQTVVLMLFNDAERLSFQDIKDSTGIEDKELRRTLQSLACGKVRVLQKMPKGRDVEDDDSFVFNDVFTAPLYRIKVNAIQMKETVEENTSTTERVFQDRQYQVDAAIVRIMKTRKVLSHTLLITELFQQLKFPIKPADLKKRIESLIDREYLERDKNNPQIYNYLA, from the exons ATGTCTCTCCCCACCAAACGCTCAGCCACATCCACCAcctccaacaacaacaactcttcttcttcttctaatccCAACCCCAACCCCACATCTCCTCCTCCCTTCTCCGCCATGAAAAAGGCCAAATCCCAAGCCGCAGCTCTCGACCCCAAAAACGGTCTCCACCACCAAGACttcaacaacagcaacaacaacaacagcgaTGTCGTTTTCGACCCCTCTTCCATGTCCGTGGACGACGATTTCAAGCCCCACGACTCCTCCGCCCCTTCCCCTTCGCCAGCTCCGCCTCGCGCCGTCGCCGCCAATTTGTCCAGAAAGAAAGCCCAGCCGCCTCAGCCCCCTAAGAAGCTTGTCATCAAGCTCCTCAAAG CGAAACCAACACTGCCTGCAAATTTTGAAGAGGATACGTGGGCAAAGCTGAAATCTGCTATATCTGCTATATTTTTAAAGCAACCCGATCCTATTGACTCAGAGATACTTTATCAG GCTGTTAATGACCTTTGTCTACACAAATTGGGGGGAAATCTTTATCAACGGATTGAGAAGGAGTGTGAAGCGCACATCTCTGAAGCATTGCAATCCTTGTTTGGCCAAAGCCCAGATTTGGTGGTTTTTCTGTCACTTGTTGAGAGATGCTGGCAGGATCTTTGTGACCAAATGTTGTTGATTCGTGGTATAGCCTTGTATCTAGATAGAACATATGTAAAGCAAACACCTAATGTGCGATCATTGTGGGACATGGGATTGCAGCTTTTCCGCAAACATCTTTCATTATCTCCAGAAGTTGAGCACAAAACTGTCACAGGCCTTTTAAGAATGATTCAGAGCGAAAG ATTAGGCGAAGCAGTGGATAGGACTCTCCTTAACCATCTCTTGAAGATGTTTACTGCACTAGGAATTTATGCAGAAAGCTTTGAAAAGCCATTTCTTGAGTGCACGTCTGAGTTTTATGCTGCTGAAGGCATGAAATTCATGCAGCAATCAGATGTTCCAGATTATCTGAAGCATGTAGAG ACAAGGTTGCATGAGGAACATGAAAGATGTGTACTCTACCTGGATGCTTGTACAAGAAAACCACTAATAGCAACTGCAGAAAAGCAACTCCTTGAACGCCACATATCTGCCATTCTTGATAAG GGTTTCATGATGCTAATGGATGGGCACCGTATTGAGGACCTTCAGAGGATGTATTCACTGTTTTCAAGGGTCAATGCGCTTGAATCACTAAGGCAAGCGCTTAGCTCATACATCCGCAGAACTGGGCAGGGCATTGTCATGgatgaagagaaagacaaaGATATGGTTTCATCCCTTTTAGAATTTAAGGCTTCGCTTGATACAATATGGGAAGAAAGCTATTCCAAGAATGATGCATTTTGCAACACCATTAAGGATGCatttgagcatctcatcaatcTTCGTCAG AACCGACCTGCTGAGCTGATTGCAAAATTTCTGGATGAAAAGCTTCGTGCTGGGAATAAGGGTACTTCCGAGGAAGAATTGGAGGGTACTCTTGAtaaagttttggttttattcAGGTTTATTCAG GGCAAGGATGTGTTTGAAGCATTTTATAAGAAGGATCTTGCAAAAAGGCTGCTTTTGGGAAAGAGTGCTTCCATTGATGCGGAGAAATCGATGATCTCTAAG CTAAAGACAGAGTGTGGCAGCCAATTTACAAACAAACTTGAAGGAATGTTCAAA gacattgaattatcaaaagaaataaatgaatcCTTCAAACAATCATCCCAGGCCAGGACAAAACTCCCATCTGGGATTGAGTTGAGTGTACATGTTTTAACAACAGG GTACTGGCCAACATATCCGCCCATGGATGTTAGACTTCCTCATGAATTGAATGTCTACCAG GACATTTTCAAGGAGTTCTACTTGAGCAAGTACAGTGGGAGGCGCTTAATGTGGCAAAATTCATTAGGTCATTGTGTGTTAAAAGCTGAATTTCCTAAAGGTAAAAAGGAGCTGGCAGTTTCTCTGTTTCAG ACTGTTGTTTTGATGCTCTTTAATGATGCTGAGAGGCTAAGCTTTCAAGATATTAAGGACTCCACTGGAATTGAGGATAAGGAACTAAGGAGGACTTTGCAGTCCCTTGCATGTGGAAAAGTTCGAGTCCTACAAAAG ATGCCCAAGGGTAGGGACGTAGAGGATGATGATTCATTTGTGTTCAACGATGTATTTACTGCTCCTCTTTACCGTATAAAG GTAAATGCAATACAGATGAAGGAAACAGTGGAGGAGAATACAAGCACCACTGAACGAGTTTTTCAGGACCGTCAATATCAG GTTGATGCTGCTATTGTACGAATAATGAAGACTAGAAAAGTGCTCAGTCACACACTTCTGATAACTGAACTCTTCCAACAG CTCAAATTTCCAATAAAGCCAGCTGATTTGAAGAAACGGATTGAAAGCCTTATCGACAGGGAGTATCTAGAGCGTGACAAGAACAACCCGCAGATATACAATTACTTGGCATAA
- the LOC115968840 gene encoding chromatin-remodeling complex subunit ies6-like codes for MRKALLSLSQEATIEIYLLIDEQSFVYFSLILLGLRRSSPPLSPPLSSRKKKMELDVVKAELVLPTHLSFKQVQMYEKYPKGQSRGRHWKHLKQILQAENYQNFPTDEPTYVNIESPPSMHPCKKICDITGYEAPYYDPRTNLRYANADVFKLVRSLPNEYVQRYLALRNAAVVLK; via the exons atgcGGAAAGCCCTGTTGTCCCTATCACAGGAAGCCACCatagaaatatatttattaattgacGAGCAATCTTTTGTTTACTTTTCTCTCATCCTCCTCGGATTACGGCGATCTTCACCACCACTCTCACCGCCGTTATCGTCAAG aaagaagaagatggagcTAGACGTGGTGAAAGCAGAGTTAGTGTTGCCAACCCACCTCAGTTTCAAGCAGGTTCAAATGTATGAGAAGTACCCAAAAGGCCAATCCAGAGGCAGACACTGGAAACATCTCAAGCAGATCCTTCAGGCTGAGAATTACCAGAATTTCCCTACTGACGAACCCACCT ATGTTAATATTGAGTCACCACCCTCTATGCATCCTTGCAAGAAAATTTGTGATATAACAGGATATGAG GCGCCATACTATGACCCTAGGACCAATCTCCGTTATGCGAATGCTGATGTTTTCAAGCTCGTAAGATCGCTTCCTAATGAGTATGTGCAAAGGTATTTGGCTCTGAGAAACGCAGCAGTGGTCCTCAAGTAG